TTCCGATGAGATATGGAGCACCCAGAAGCTCCCCGATTTTGACAGAGGTTCTATGCTTATGTACGCCAACTTCCTACGGATGCCTGCATCCTGCCATCCTAACTACGTCAGGTGCCCTACTAGCTAGTTCTAAAGGACTAGGAAAATAATTCTTATTTAAAACGGTGGAACTGCCACCTGTACTTTCAGTGCTTTGACATCATCTCTATCAAGCATAGGAAGTTCCACTTGAGGGGACAGCTCTCCACAAGACTGAAACTTGCagacttttcttcttcattgaaGAACTAATTTATTCAAGTGAGTCTTCATGATAGGGATCCTCAGTTAGTTGAGCATAACCCATCAATCAATTATGTCAATCCAATGAATTCCTCTCCTGCAATATGTGATGaataaaatcaagagattttGCTACATGCCTATGTCCTTCATCTCGAATAATCCAGCTAGCCTCTTGGTATTCTACACCTTATATGTATAAATCTGTAATAACTCTACGGTATATGGACAATATTCAACGACATATATAGCACCTGTAAAGAtagataaatataaataatcaaAATCATAGCCTCACCTAAAGCCCAATAATTTGATAGCTAACTCGAAATCTCTAAGCCAAGGTTTTGTAGTTCATGTGAATCCGACCACATAAAATCCATTTAGTGCACCAACCTACCTTTTTAGTTGGCCAACCTGGAGGTAGCTCTCTGtacatttctttttctagatTTCCATTTGAAAGCTTTCTTGGCACCTAGTTGCTGGAGGTTCCAACTTCACAGAAGCCATTTCCAGCAGAATTTAATTCCGTCCACATAAGCCACAAAAGCAAACATTCCAGCATAGGAGGTTGTTGACTGAATCCTTTGGCTAAAAAACATGTCTAATATCTTTTTAATGAACTATTTTACTTTAATCTAAACCTGGTATAACTATTTTCACCCACCACTTTCACTTTCTCAGAATTTAATCAAAACTCCAAGTGTCCTCTTTGACACACTCATTATTTAGCTATAgccaatttttctctcttttctctttgaacaCGTCTTGACATATAATGAGGCTCTTCATAAGAATAAATTAAGGACAAACTAACATTCACATATTTGCAGAAAAAGATTCATGAGAAACAGAACGAGCAGGTGGGAGAGAGGGGATTGCACCGTGGCATGCTTTTCATATAGGATAATTGCTCCAAGAGGAAAaccattttcaaatttcaactgACAGATGTTTATAAATTAAGCATTTATAACTTAGGATCAACTCGACCATTTCTTCCCAACAACCCCATTTAATAATCGTTTTACCACGTCATGTTCAAAATGCCCAATCTTTTGAATGCCCAGTACATCCAGCTCGGTAGGTAGTACTGCCTTATGTATAATCAACCTGATGCATTTGCTTCCACTACCTTTGTGCTTCGTAGAAATGgagaagaaaagataaagcaTATTTGTCCACATTCTTTGCAAAATCATGTCTGCATACAGTAAAGGAAATTTAGATGATTTTGAATATTAGTTATAAGTTCAAATCATGTTCTATTTGTATTATTGAGTCATATGGGACAGATATCTACAATTCCATGACTGCAGTACCGTGATAACTCCAAGTCCTCCCAGTATGTGAAGATCATGCCCCTAGGTAGTTCATACGAAGATGAACAGCAGGTATCAACTACATCTAATAATTGGCAATTCCCTTTCACTTATTTCTGGCAAAAAGCTAAGTGTAAAGTATTTCAGTATTTATTCAAAGGCCTAGTTTTGCCAAAATATCAGCGTGTTACTGATAAAAGGAGGCCACATGGGGGAGGATAACTGGCAACTTGATTCCTTTGGTGAAGGCTCTCCCCACAGCCTTTTCAGTTTTTGTGCTGAGACACTTACAAGCAacgaacgaacttatgattcTGGCAACTTCCCTTTTCCAGGAAGGAAACTAGTAAAACCATTAATGAACAGCGAAACGAATAAATGAGGGGAAAAAGCCCAGTAACCATCGCTTCTTATCCAGCCCAttcacaaaaccaaaaaaattaagaatggCATAGGAATTCTCAACCTGCTCAATTCAGAGAACTCCACAGATTCACTTTATGCAAAAAGGCATAACTAGAGGAAAGATGCAACTAACTAGTCCATTCGAACAAGGAGAGTTGTCTGGGACAGGGAGTGGCTTTTGAACTCTAGTCCTACAGATGCTATTGTTTCTTGTAGCCACCATGTCTCCCGTTTTCGTAGGTGTGCATTATATGAAAATCAATATTGTCAGTAGGTTTCTTATAGGAGTCACAAGAGTAGAGAGTTCATCAAAGAGTAGTGATCGTCGAAACTCTTCGGCACAAGAATCATAAGAAAACAGAACTACCGGAGACAGGTACAGCAAATTGCCGCTCACTCACAAAGCTATTTCTCACGAAATCAAGATCTGTTCACCAGATAGATAAACTACAAACCTAACACATAATTAAAGGTAGGAGTAACACGAGATACCAACCTGGTCTTTTTCCTGAATCCGAAGGAGGAGGGTGGCGTTCTGCCTCCAAACTCCTCTCCAATAGCGTTGCCGAGTGGTGAGCAGCAGCAACGCCGCCAGCGCCAATGCAGAGCCCGCAGGGACCATGGGAAAAGAAGCCAAAGTAACAGGAAAGCGCCAGTCCCCACGTAGAATCGAGTACAGCTTCCGAATCCTCCACCAGAGAAAGCGCACCGCTAGGCTTAGGACCTTCCTCGCCCACAACAGCCTTACTCTCACCTGTGGGAAGAGCGTCCCATCGCCTCCTGAACCATCCTCTCCCTCGTCGCGCCCTGGTTCTGCCTGCGGCTGGTCCGAACTGGGAGGATGGTGCATCGCCATTATGGGGAGGCCTTCATGATCTCGCGGGGGGAAGATACAGCACTTCTCGTCGTATAGTGGTCGTGGTGGCGCCGGAGACTGAAGGGGGAGTGCGTCGGATGAAGGGGGGAACGGCGTTCCCGAGACGTCTTCCCAGTCGTTAAGCGGGATTGCGTCCATCCCCACACTGAGAAGGTTGCTCCTCGATTACCGGCAGTGGCAAAAAGTTCCTGCTTCCATGATGGTGGCGACGATTATACTCGGACTTGTTGCATGATTGAGGAAGACATGGCTTGCTAATGAAAGTGTGAGAACTTCTCGATCTTCCAGATATTTTTTGCCTACAGACACGAGCCGTTGCTTGGGAACGTGGACATATCTGGATAACCAGATTTGCCTCTCTTTTCTCCCCCCAACCCCCCTTCCTTTTCTCCAGCGTCTCTTCGAAATGCCAATCCCCTTCCTCGTGAAATGCCAAAAAGTAAAATTCTACCAAGACGTAAAGAAAAATCAGGAAGAGACGACAAGAGCAACTCGTGTCCCGTCATGCCTGCGACTTCCAGCTTGTTTTGGATTAGTGATGAATAATCAACTCATACACAATAAGATAAATACAAGAATCATCATATAAAAACAGTCAAATTCATTCAATGAAGTGTCTAATATGATCACCTAAAATTTAACAGTCAATTTAGTTAGAAATAAGATGATATTGCCTGAATTCTGCAGACACCACAAGGAACAACTTGGGACAAAACTATGCATAAAATGGGAATAGCAAAATGTAGATGATAAATAAATGCTTTCTATATCATTTGACATAAGAAACACAATTTCCATGAAATCTAACTAAAATCTTTTTAAATTAATTGTGAACTATGATCACTAAGTTTCAGGATAGCACCATGGAAAAGCTCTGCAACAGAATAGCAAAGTTGGAATTCTATTAGGGGTTTCAACTCCACACCCTAAAACCTTTAAATACTAAAGATTAATGTAAAGGAATGATACTAAGGTCTCATACGTGCTGGTTAGATTAGGTGTTTGTAAATAATCAAGTATTTAGTTAGATTTTCATGGCCGGTATGTATCTGCATCGTAAGTGATGGAGCATGGTACTAAATTAAAAAGTGCACCATTACCATCATTGATGCCTATGCAGTCCTCCAGGAGAGGGAGTGGGAAAGGTGTGGAGTCTTTGTGTTTCTTTTCCAAATCATGAATTAAAGTCAAAAGTACAGTCAATATACTAAAAACAGGTACTTACAGTGTGGGGGAAGGTCTACATAAAGTATAACTTGTAAAATCAACTTAAAAACAATGTAGAAATAATGTGttgcataaaaatatttatgcattgttgtatatatatattgaactcTTCATGTATGGGACTGATGCATGAAAACTTGTCTTCTTGTGATATTGGTATAGCCACTATTTAGTTCTTTAAAAGGATCAAAGAAGGAAACTCTacttgaaaatattaaaaataaaactctAGAAAGATCTTACAAGGAAGATAAACCTAGTGATAAGCCAGACGTGGGATAGTTGGGAATTAAGTGTTACACTTAATAGCGGCTACCAGCTTTAGTAAAATATGTTTAGTTAATAAAATATGTTTAGTTGGACTTTTGTGTGTTGTTCATTTTGGGTGAATGAGAGACTAATCCCATCACCCAAATGAGCGTTGAGACGCCTCTAAGGTCTAGAGCTGCATTAGTGCAAGGAGTTAGTTTCCGAACTGCACTTGAACTCATGCATCTCTTCTACCCTACCTACGGCACAAGAGGAGAATTCCAGTGTTGCTTGAACTAGAGACCAGCCAACTACTGGCAACTGACCTGAGtgcaggggtggagggagggagggggtgTGCCActtaggccatggccccaccccaactatttgaaaaaaaaaatacattcaaaaattagaaaattttagttgtgcaatgtttttttttatatatttgaattcaatttggcttTATCCGGATCTTAGGTTGAACTGTTTGACccacccttgaaaaaaatcctggcttgAGTGGTTGAGCCGATTGTGCTATACCGTTTGGGGCATGTTCTTGTTCATTTCAAC
Above is a window of Nymphaea colorata isolate Beijing-Zhang1983 chromosome 8, ASM883128v2, whole genome shotgun sequence DNA encoding:
- the LOC116258779 gene encoding uncharacterized protein LOC116258779 isoform X1, with the translated sequence MDAIPLNDWEDVSGTPFPPSSDALPLQSPAPPRPLYDEKCCIFPPRDHEGLPIMAMHHPPSSDQPQAEPGRDEGEDGSGGDGTLFPQVRVRLLWARKVLSLAVRFLWWRIRKLYSILRGDWRFPVTLASFPMVPAGSALALAALLLLTTRQRYWRGVWRQNATLLLRIQEKDQEIRQLRLMLSQTKEASRSFRLMVLLILAQFFCEGSDAKVGKCSGKVDCIFKLKSCIILIVMVSMIRWRDQLRNID
- the LOC116258779 gene encoding uncharacterized protein LOC116258779 isoform X2 translates to MDAIPLNDWEDVSGTPFPPSSDALPLQSPAPPRPLYDEKCCIFPPRDHEGLPIMAMHHPPSSDQPQAEPGRDEGEDGSGGDGTLFPQVRVRLLWARKVLSLAVRFLWWRIRKLYSILRGDWRFPVTLASFPMVPAGSALALAALLLLTTRQRYWRGVWRQNATLLLRIQEKDQEIRQLRLMLSQTKEAKLSVDGATHLGAILL